The Rhea pennata isolate bPtePen1 chromosome 18, bPtePen1.pri, whole genome shotgun sequence genomic sequence CTATACTTGCCACAAATAACCTTGCAGGCCTATTTTGCAACAGGTTTGACAGAGAACCGCTGCAGTTTGGGCCTCTCTGCATCTCATTCAATGAACATGATCAGAAAGACTAGGACAGACAGCATGGTCTCTCAGGGGAGAATCCAATCTCTAGCAGCTAACACCTCTGGATGTAAGTAGGACTAGAGAGGCAGTGCACAAGCCACTCTGTTCCATTAAGCCAAGAATCGACTTCACATGCTGGAAAGGGGCATCTCAGAGTCATTCTAAAACATGATTTCCATTACTGTGTTCGTTATTATTTCCTTTGGTTTCAGGCAATAGTGCCCACAGCACAGTACGAGAAAACTGAGCAGTCCCCTCCTAGTCAGCTAAACTGTGACAAACTCAGGGAGCAACTTCTGTAGCTTCACAGGCAAGCGACAAGGCAGCGCAGTGATGTCTTTCCACGCAGAGGGACAATTAAAGCAGGTCTCTCTGAATCACTAAACAAGACTAGAACATGCTATATGCATGTcacagggagagagaaaaagcagaactttgCAACAGATgacaggcacaaacagaaaactaCATACATCTGGACAGCTGCTCCAGGCAGCTGACCTCTTTCTGATCTCTTTTGACGAAAACAAAGCTGAGCAGATGCCAAACCTACCCTCAGGGATTTGTGTAGCTCCTGTCTCTGCGATGTTCTGGTTGCCTCTGGAATCTCTTTGAGCAGCCGGGCTTCTTCTAGCCGCTTCACTGCCCTGtgcaaagcaaaattaagaGCAACAAGTCCCTACATTTCCCCTGGCCTTCTGCTGGAAGCAGGCCTTTCCTCCGCCTTTCCTAAAACTGGGCTAAAGCCAGTGCAGTTCCTAAGAACACAAGCTCTAATCTTGCTGGGTTTGTCTACCAGCACGGGTTCCTCATTCTCTTGATCTCAAGTTTCCTGCATTACCTACAGAGGGATTAATAGTTAGATTTGACAAAGGGCTGCAtctctctatttttcatttgttttcattttccttacCTGGGGAGCGAGTAGTTAGCTAGCCACAGCCTAGCTGTCTTCAGACTGCGTGGTCCTTCATGATACCAGGTTTGctgatacttaaaaaaaagaataaaactaaagCAAACGATAACATGATAGAGTTCTTCCATTCAGTTATCTTAGATGGCCTCCTCTTAGTATGTAACTGCCACTACAGCACCTTCTCTTAAATCTTGTGGTCTTAAAATGTCTGTTCTAAGGGGCTAAACTGGGAATCTTGTATCACTACAAGTCCTAGAGAAAGAGATTAAGACAGACAAGTCAATTCTCTGTCCTACAGATCAGATCCTGGCATACAGCTATGACCCACAAGTGTATTCCACTTGAACACtaccttatttttttatttgaccaTGTACTGCTGAAGATTTTACTGGATGACATGTGGAGAAGGGGGAATAAAAAGGAAACCTGGAGCTGCAAAAATTTTGGATGGTTCCTTACAGCAACCTTCCAAAATCATAAGGAAAAGACAGACTCAGAAAAGAGAGGCAGAATGAAAGAATAATCAAAACCAGAACTAGATGTAGTAGCAGGAATATAGTTTTTTCCTCCTGAGTACAAAGATAATCAGCAATAAAGGATTTACCAAATAACAGTCCCAGTGCCCAGTCTCCTGGTTTATATGCCATATACAACATGGAATTTGGCTTGCAGTACAACCTAGACTTAATTCTCCCGATTTAAGTACATGGCAACCCTCACTGTCAGTCTAACTGAAACCGAAAGCACTGGATGTTTCAGAGACCATCTAAATAAGGTATctaaaaactttaaatattcCCTGCCACATTAAATGCTAGCagcaccaaaaagaaaaaagaaggaagactACCTCTTCTTTGGATTTTTTAGACTTGTCGTCATCTTTCCTACTCTTTTTCAAGGCATCTGTGCCAACCACTGAAAGGATATTTCgtaatctgaaaagaaacatattaAATCATATTCAGTCAGTGGGTCGTCAGATAGTGTGATCACCGCCTCCCTTCTTCCACCCCCCGTAATTCTTTCTACGTTATAAAGAAGCATTACTGATTAGGAGCATTCCTTACACCCAAACCACAAGGAATATTTCAGGAATTTGACCAAGAGGATAGTGTCAACTGTTAGCAATACACAAGACTGGGCACAgcacctctccctcctctctgcAGGGCCTTCTCCAAAGAGCGTGATGGGCTCCCCAAGGGCTCGTAAGCAGGCTTTCACTTCAGAGTCATCAGTGGAAACATTGATTTGCCGGGCTCTCTTCCTGCGCTCAAACTCAGCTAAGACTTCTGCCTGACGCTCGCTCATATGGTCTTCAAGATCAAAGACCTCACCTAAACCAAAAACAAAGCCATTAAATTGAAAACAATGGCTGGACAAAGATGTCACATTCTCGATTTTAAATTATGCTCCAACCCAAACAGAGAGACTTATGGATATGTCAAAATCAAGAGTGAGAACCAAAAGGGCGACAGGGTTAAGCATTCTCACCGCTGCTTATGTTAATGTTGCCAGCCTCAATTGCAGCTTTCACCCCATCTTTTCCCAGCAGGCCTGACTCTCCTTTTGCAAGAcgctctctctccttctcttccaaaCTGCCATAAAAGATGTGGGCTCTTTTGGGTGGAGGTGCATCGCTCTCCTCTGAGGCCTTGCTCTTTGTGGCCTAGAAATAGAAGAATTTTAAGACTTCCTCAGTGTATGTTGAATGTCATCTCTTTAACCAAAAAACAGCTAGGCTGCATGCAAAAGCACTGCTCTGCCAGAGAAAGTTAGCAAGAAGGTCACAAAAAGACCCTGAAACTATAGATGAGATGCCAATTTTGAACAGTAAGGTTTTGCCTCAagtgcaaaaaaatcaaaagttaaGTGATACGTTCAAGAGACTTGCTTAAATTAGATTTACatccttttctgttcctttagTATCCACTTAGGCATGGTTTTTAAGTCTCTCTCGCTTCccatctccctctttttttcttttaatatgaaGTTCTTCCCAATCTTGCAGAAGAACTTCTAGAAAAGGCATGGCAATGTTGAACGCCCCCTCTCAACGCCCTCGCTGAAAAGCAGGAGATGCAACgttaacaacaaaaaagtccTTTATTTCCAGAAGAGCAGCCTAAAAGCAGGCTTTTCGAGAAAATCTAaaggattttggaaaaaaatccgCGAAAAAAATACCAGCAGTCTGGTCACGATCGCTTCCAAGAGCTCGGGTGTCCCTGActgcgccgggccccgccgggccccgctcgCTGCTTCCCCGACACCGGGGCCCCTCCCGCTCCCCCCTCAACcgcgcgggagccgggcggAGGGCGGcagggcccggccgcggcgcccggcccggccggacACGCACCTCGGCGGGGGCGGGAGcccgcgcggggggccgcgcgccgccgcgcgccgccggcgcccgcgaGGAGGCCATGGCGGCCGGCACCGGGACACCCGCCGCAGAACGCTTCGGGCTCCCCCACAATCACTTCCGGGGCGCCGCGCGGTGCCCGCCGGGAATATCGGGCCCGAAGACGCGCCGGAGAGACCGGCGAGCGCGGGGCATGCCGGGAGCTGTACCCCCACCAGTCCGCGAGCGGCGAGGCGCGCGGGGCGTGCCGGGAGGCGGGCCGCGGTgggcggggagggcgcggggcgTGCCGGGAGGCGCGGCCGCGGTgggcggggagggcgcggggcgTGCCGGGAGGCGTGGCAAagagcggggcggcgcgggctcTCGTTCCTTGCCGGTGGtggaggcggcgcggggcggcggtggcgggcgATGCTGCGGCGGAAGCCGACGCggctggagctgaagctggaCGATATCGAGGAGTTCGAGAGCATCCGGAAGGACCTGGAGGTGTGAGCGGCGCTGGGCGCGgcctgcggcggggccggggccggcggcggcggcggcggcggcggcggcggggccctgCCGGGAGCGGCCTGTGACGCGGCGCCGTTTGCCCCGCAGAGCCGCAAGAAGCAGCGGGAGGACGCGGAGGTGGCGGCGGCCGGCGAGGAGGCGGCCATGGCGCTGGGCGCCGAGCACAAGAGCCGGGAGCAGATCATCAACGACCGCATCGGCTACAAGCCGCAGCCCAaggccggcggccgcgccgcccacTTCGGCACCTTCGAGTTCTAGGGCCGGCGGAGCCCCGGGgggctttttattattattattatttaagttTTCCTCGTTAGCGGGCCCGTGAATGCCCCTCTagctgttctgttttaaataaatatttttttttttaaaaaaagtgcgAGCTGCTTTTGCTGGTGGAGGAGGGCGTGGGGGCAGGGCTGGAGGCACCGAGAACAGCGGTGGGTGGGAACCGGGCACCGCTCCGCGGGGCGGGTGAAGCGCCGCCTCTGCCAACAGAGGCTTAGGGCATCTTTCAACGTAGTAATCTTAGAAATTGAGCCACCAGGATGTGTTCGTTGAAACTTTCAGCTCCACAAGATAGCgacacgtgtgcacacacgtAGACCAAGAAAAAGGGTACTGGGGAGTATCTAATTAATGTTTTACAGGCCTGGGTGAATAAAGGCACCAGGTGTCATGGATCTCGGTCCAACTGGCAGACCTTCTCGCAGACACTGCTCGGTCTTTTGCTGAGGAGGCCAGGAAAGAAGCCCACCATGGCTGTTAAAACGGACAAGTCCCGAGCATGTTTCACAggtggctgcagagctgctttacaggcagcagcacagctggggTGTGGATTGTTTCCTTTGAATGAACAGGCCACAAAGCTCAGTGCAGCAGAACACGCTGGGCACATGGAAGTGGAACAGTATCCCACAGTTTTgcattaagcttttttttttcttcctttaaacttATTCCCTTCCATTCAGACCTGGTGAGTGCATCATGCTGGCTGCATTGCTATGTTAGATATGCCAAGAGATGTTTGTTGCTTGGACCAAAGGTTACCAACTATCTCCCTGTAGACAGTATTATGTGAAAAACAGGAAGGTGGATTCATTTCTTATAATGACTTATTAGCAAGTACACAAAATTTTGGTACCACTGTCAGATGGGTACAAAACGAAGAGGTTAGCTAATGTAAAGCCCTGAGGAGGAATCTAGCATGTAGCCAGGTgacctaaaaggaaaaaaaaaaaaaaagaaaagagagtgggttgtcagtgtttaaaaaattcTCTGTTCCAGCTagcctggggaaggaggaggcgGCAGTGGAGCAGGCCGCCAGACCTTGGGGCCTCTATCAAAGCGTTCACATCGAATTTAGAGAATGAATGGGAAATTTTTTCTACTCCTGCATGGTGTTGTTTATTCATATATGTTTCTCAAGCAACAAAGTTCCAGTCATCTCCCTTGAAAGGATTCCACAGCCTGTTAGCACTCAGTCTCTGTTTTTCTCCGTGCCATTTGCTCACCAGTCCAGCCTTGCTATTCATGTACTTCAGACAGTTTTGAACTTATATCCCAGGTTGTCAAACCATATGCAAATTCCTTGACAATCTTTTTAATACACTGCTGAAGATTGAACTGTGGAGCCTTTGGCAATGCTGCTAAAATCGAGACTAATGAATTAAAGTACACACAGCGCAACTTTCCCTCTACGGTATTCACTGAGAGTTACTTGTACACATGGCAGCTGTGGTATTTGTGCATGTATTGAGTTAGGAGCATTGGCTGGAGAAAACTGGCAGAAGCATGAATGTGATAGAACTGAGCAGCACCAGAGCTACAGTTGAAACCTGAACGGGTTCAGGATGACCCACTTCAGTGATAGTGTCGACCATGTTAAAAAAGAGACAGGGAGACAGTAAGCACTGGTAAGGGAGAAGTGGACTGGGAGGTTGTACAGGGGTGTGAAGGTGCGTATTTccctcagctttttttttatgtaattgTAGGACATGCATAAGAGTAGGGCTAAGGGAAAATTTTTATTGTGCTTGAAGGAGCGATGATTGGGCAGTGACAGTTTTTCCTACACAGGGACAAAGAATGTGAATTATTGGTTGTGTATTGGCAACACAAAGGCCCATCGCCTGCCAGAGGTCAGCAGCAGAACCCAGGGTAGAATTCAGCTCCCCAGAGTCCAAATCCTgcgttctcttttctcttggcTCCCTAATTGCTTCTGCCCTCCGCTGCACAACCTGTTGCCGTGGAAAGAAGAGAGTGTTGTCACACTTGGAAATGTGGGAGCACTCTC encodes the following:
- the CDC26 gene encoding anaphase-promoting complex subunit CDC26, with protein sequence MLRRKPTRLELKLDDIEEFESIRKDLESRKKQREDAEVAAAGEEAAMALGAEHKSREQIINDRIGYKPQPKAGGRAAHFGTFEF